Proteins encoded in a region of the Elaeis guineensis isolate ETL-2024a chromosome 7, EG11, whole genome shotgun sequence genome:
- the LOC105049137 gene encoding large ribosomal subunit protein uL1c: MMAAVSSPFSLSPPGALVCPKPAAPTLSLRSSSSYPSVALHTLHSRTPCRPIVFWKPPTHAEAAVVVAAAAGETVVVEEDDAAAEAPSPPSKPKTGKAALLLKRDRTRSKRFLEIQNLRENKKDYDVPMAVALLKQMSNIKFVESAEAHFRLNIDPKYNDQQLRAMVNLPKGTGQTVKVAVLTQGEKIDEAKSIGADVVGGEDLIEQIKEGFMEFDKLIASPDMMPKVASLGKILGPRGLMPNPKAGTVTADIPQAIQEFKKGKVEYRADKTGIVHLPFGKANFPDEDLIINLMAAVRSVEANKPSGAKGVYWKSAHICSSMGPSIRLNIREMLDYKPSATV, translated from the exons ATGATGGCCGCCGTCTCCTCCCCCTTTTCCCTCTCCCCGCCGGGCGCCCTCGTCTGCCCCAAGCCTGCCGCCCCCACTCTCTCCCTCCGCTCCTCCTCGTCCTACCCCTCCGTGGCTCTCCACACCCTACACTCCCGCACCCCATGCCGCCCCATCGTCTTCTGGAAGCCCCCCACCCACGCGGAGGCTGCCgttgtcgtcgccgctgccgccgGCGAGACCGTCGTCGTGGAGGAGGATGATGCCGCCGCTGAAGCCCCGTCGCCTCCTTCCAAACCCAAGACCGGCAAGGCCGCCTTGCTCCTCAAGAGGGACAGA ACGAGGTCGAAGCGGTTTTTGGAGATCCAGAATCTGAGGGAGAACAAGAAGGACTATGATGTGCCGATGGCGGTGGCGCTTCTCAAGCAGATGTCCAACATTAAGTTTGTCGAGTCCGCCGAGGCCCATTTCCGCCTCAATATTGACCCCAAGTACAATGACCAGCAGCTGAGGGCCATG GTGAATTTACCCAAGGGGACAGGACAGACTGTTAAAGTGGCCGTTCTTACACAAG GAGAGAAGATTGATGAAGCAAAAAGTATAGGAGCTGATGTAGTTGGTGGAGAAGATCTAAtagaacaaataaaggaaggattCATGGAGTTTGATAAGTTAATTGCTTCACCAGATATGATGCCTAAG GTTGCCAGTTTGGGGAAGATTTTAGGACCACGAGGACTCATGCCAAATCCCAAAGCGGGTACAGTTACTGCAGATATACCTCAG GCTATTCAAGAGTTCAAGAAGGGCAAAGTTGAATACCGAGCAGATAAGACAGGGATTGTTCACTTGCCTTTTGGAAAGGCTAACTTTCCTGATGAAGATCTTATCATAAATCTGATGGCTGCAGTT AGGTCGGTAGAAGCAAACAAACCTTCTGGTGCGAAAGGAGTATACTGGAAAAGTGCACATATTTGCTCATCGATGGGGCCTTCCATCCGGCTGAATATTAGAGAGATGCTTGACTACAAGCCCTCTGCAACAGTCTAA